The Acidimicrobiia bacterium genome contains the following window.
GATCTGGGTTTCGGTCATGGATCTGATGCCCGCTCCGCTTTCGGCGAAAGCGTCGCGAACCAGGGTCGTGACCCCTTCGGCGGCCGGTATCGACATTCGGAAACCGTCGACGGTGACCGTCAGGCCACGACCTCGCAGAAGGTCGGCGGTTGGCTGGGGGTCGTCGATGAGTTCGATTTGCACGATCCCGTGGCTGCCGAGGCGGTCGAGGGCGCCGTTGCGCTTCACCCGCCCGTTGTCGAGGAGGACCACCCAGTCGCAGGTCCGTTCGATGTCGCTGAGGATGTGGGTTGAAAAGATGACGCTGATCTCGTATTCGGCCAACCGGTTGACGAGATCAAGCATTTGTTCTCGCCCCTCGGGGTCGAGCCCGGCGGTGGGTTCGTCGAGGAATACCACTTTGGGATCGTGGACGATCGCCTGGGCAAGCTTCACCCGCTGGAACATGCCGGTTGAGAAGTCCTTGAGGTATCGGAACCGCTCCTCGCCGATTCCAACCAGGGCTAGGGACTCGGATGCTCTCCGTCTGGCCGCTTTGGCAGGAACCCCGGCCAGCTCTGCGGAGTACGCGACAAAATCAGAGGCTGATTGGTCAATGGGAAGGCAGTCGCCCTCTGGCATGTATCCAACCCGGGCTCTGGCTTGGCGGATATGGGTTCTGACATCTTGTCCGAGTACCTGGACGTCGCCAGAAGTCGGTGTGAGAAGACCGAGGAGGATCTTGATAAGGGTCGACTTGCCGGCTCCGTTGGCCCCAACGAGACCGATCGCACCGTCAGGCACCTCCAGCGAGATATCTGTCAGCGCCTGAACGTCTCCGTAATCATGGGTGAGATTGTCGACGGAGAACAGTGGCATGAAGGAGTAAAGCTACACGGCCTGCTTGCGAAGGGAGCGCATCCGGTCGATAGCCCGTTGGGCGGCGGGGACCTCGGGGGCGAGAACGCCCAAGCCGGCACCCACCATTACGACTCCTGGCAATACGGGTATGACGAGCGAGGCGATTCCGGCTCCAACCAGAGCGGTACCGCCGACTAGTCGCCCCCATCGTTTGGTCTTCATGGTCTGTCTGACACGGAAACGCATGGTTAAGTTCCGAATATTTCAGTCGTCTTCGGGAGCTATCAGTTCCGAGCGCCGGAACATCGGTTCTGGTTTGACGAGCGTCGCGCCAGGGGTCACGACGGTTCGGATCCATCCGGCGTCGCGCACCGTCCCGGGTTGTCCCAGCCAATGGTGGATGTCTTCGCTTGAGAACGGAAGATAGGGGTAAAGACCGGTTTTGATTCCGTTGATGGCTGACAAGGCGGTGTGGAGGACGGTGGCCGTACGCTCAAGATCATTTTTGGCGAGCTTCCATGGCTCGGTGGCGTTGAGGTAGACGTTCACATCGGCAGCGGCATCCATCATGGTTCGCAGACCTGCTCGCAATTCAACGGCTTCAATCTGTCGGGCGGCCGTCACCAGTGCCGCGTCGATGGAGTCGAGCAGGTTCCGGTCAAGCTCGGTCAGCCGGCCCGGCTGGGGAATCCTGGCGTCGAAGTTCTTCCACGTCATATTGAGCACCCGGTTGACGAGGTTGCCCCAGGTCGAGATGAGCTCTTGATTGATCGCCCGGTCGAGCTCGGCTTCTGTCAGGTCGGTGTCGTTTTGTTCAGGCAGGTTCGAGGCGAGCGCGTACCGGAGAGCGTCGGGTTCCATGCGGTCGGTGTAGTAGCTGATCGACTTGCCAACGCCGCGACTGGTGGATGCCTGCTCTCCAGAAAACGTGATGTACTGGTTGGCGGGCACATCGGTCGGGAGGTTCAAGCCACCGTATCCGAGCAACATGGCCGGCCACATGACCGCGTGGAAAGGGATGTTGTCTTTGCCGACGAAGTAGTACGTTTCGGCTTCCGGGTCCTCCCACCAGAGTCGCCAGGCTTCGGGTGCACCTACCCGCTTCGACCACTCTTTGGCGGCCGACAAGTATCCGATCACCGCTTCGAACCAGACGTAGATGCGCTTCTCGGGCCCGACGTTGTCCAGGGGCACCCGGATTCCCCAGTCGAGGTCCCGGGTAATGGCGCGATCGTGCAGGCCGTCATTGACGAAGCTCTGAGCCCAGTTGATGACGTGTTTGCGCCACCCCTGGCGGGTGGCGAGCCAATCAGCGACCGGCTGCTGCAGCGCAGACAGTTTGAGGAAGTAGTGGTCGGTTGAGCGCAGTTGTGGCTTGGTGCCGGTCAGCTTCGATCTCGGGTCGATGAGATCCTCAGGATCGAGGGTACGCCCGCAGTTGTCACACTGA
Protein-coding sequences here:
- a CDS encoding ABC transporter ATP-binding protein; translation: MPLFSVDNLTHDYGDVQALTDISLEVPDGAIGLVGANGAGKSTLIKILLGLLTPTSGDVQVLGQDVRTHIRQARARVGYMPEGDCLPIDQSASDFVAYSAELAGVPAKAARRRASESLALVGIGEERFRYLKDFSTGMFQRVKLAQAIVHDPKVVFLDEPTAGLDPEGREQMLDLVNRLAEYEISVIFSTHILSDIERTCDWVVLLDNGRVKRNGALDRLGSHGIVQIELIDDPQPTADLLRGRGLTVTVDGFRMSIPAAEGVTTLVRDAFAESGAGIRSMTETQITLEEAFFEVGPALPPPVPT
- the metG gene encoding methionine--tRNA ligase: MSDARHILVAVAWPYASGPRHLGHLAGAYLPADIFARYHRTAGNRVLMVSGSDVHGTPITVRAEDEGVTPQEIVDRYHSQFLEHWRTIGISWDLYTTTGTENHAEVAQDVFLKLLENGFMEEKTTDQFFDEDAGRFLPDRYVEGTCPHCGYTDARGDQCDNCGRTLDPEDLIDPRSKLTGTKPQLRSTDHYFLKLSALQQPVADWLATRQGWRKHVINWAQSFVNDGLHDRAITRDLDWGIRVPLDNVGPEKRIYVWFEAVIGYLSAAKEWSKRVGAPEAWRLWWEDPEAETYYFVGKDNIPFHAVMWPAMLLGYGGLNLPTDVPANQYITFSGEQASTSRGVGKSISYYTDRMEPDALRYALASNLPEQNDTDLTEAELDRAINQELISTWGNLVNRVLNMTWKNFDARIPQPGRLTELDRNLLDSIDAALVTAARQIEAVELRAGLRTMMDAAADVNVYLNATEPWKLAKNDLERTATVLHTALSAINGIKTGLYPYLPFSSEDIHHWLGQPGTVRDAGWIRTVVTPGATLVKPEPMFRRSELIAPEDD